In Prevotella sp. oral taxon 475, one DNA window encodes the following:
- the cas2 gene encoding CRISPR-associated endonuclease Cas2: MSDFDRLSEYRVMWILVFFDLPTETKKDKKAYIDFRKSLQRDGFTMFQFSIYVRHCASIENAEVHIKRIRNLLPKFGKVGILCITDKQFANIQLFFGEKPQKPNAPGQQLELF, from the coding sequence TATGTGGATTTTGGTCTTCTTTGATTTACCCACAGAGACGAAGAAGGATAAGAAGGCTTATATCGACTTTCGTAAGTCTTTGCAACGTGATGGTTTCACGATGTTTCAGTTCTCTATTTATGTTCGTCATTGTGCAAGTATAGAGAATGCCGAAGTTCATATAAAACGAATTCGTAACCTTTTGCCCAAATTTGGGAAAGTAGGTATTCTTTGCATCACTGATAAACAATTTGCTAATATCCAACTATTCTTTGGCGAAAAGCCTCAGAAGCCGAATGCTCCGGGGCAACAACTCGAATTGTTTTAG
- a CDS encoding tetratricopeptide repeat protein encodes MKLNLRHFALLLAVGSAAVLLAFPAFAGRKRSVATVAAPTDSLSYNDRRRFDYLFLEAVRQQNAGHYTAAFDLLSRCLSIHPKAAEAYYMQALYFSQLKNDSMALANLEKAAALRPDNSAYVERVGQFYINTGNYDKAIEAYEKLCQNNRENEDALNILVQLYTRKKDYQGVLRTLNRLEELNGSNEETTLSKVRAYEMMDNRKAAYNALKRLSEEHPNDPGFRLMLGNWLMQNERQKEAYRIFIHVLEEEPDNAYAQASLYDYYRAKGQDSLAVGLREKMLLSSKTETQSKLTLLKQIIQDNENEGGDSTKVLHLFERILQANPTDGDIAELQTAYMTLKQMPDSLINKALEKVLAINPDNAGARLQLIQNKWKQKSWDEVIALSKPAQAYHPDEMAFYYFMGIAYYEKSDKDKALDAFRRGVSEINPQSNKNIVSDFYAIMGDILHQKGRADEAFAAYDSCLQWKPDNIECLNNYAYYLSESGKDLSRAEAMSHKTIQHSPTNATYLDTYAWILFLQKRYSEAQTYIDQALANDTDSVQSAVVIEHAGDIYAMNGNTDRAVEYWKKALEKGGGSALLSRKIKLKKYIK; translated from the coding sequence ATGAAACTGAACTTACGACATTTTGCCTTGCTCTTGGCTGTCGGTTCGGCGGCTGTGCTCCTGGCATTCCCTGCTTTTGCAGGAAGAAAAAGATCGGTTGCAACCGTGGCTGCGCCGACGGATAGCCTTTCGTATAACGACCGGCGAAGATTCGACTACTTGTTTCTCGAAGCCGTCCGACAGCAAAACGCCGGGCATTACACGGCTGCATTCGACCTGCTGAGTCGTTGTCTCTCCATCCATCCCAAAGCTGCCGAAGCGTATTATATGCAGGCTCTCTACTTCTCTCAGCTGAAAAACGACTCCATGGCGTTGGCCAACTTAGAGAAAGCTGCAGCTCTACGCCCCGACAACAGTGCGTATGTGGAGCGCGTGGGACAGTTTTATATCAACACGGGAAACTATGATAAGGCAATCGAAGCTTACGAAAAGCTCTGCCAGAACAATCGGGAGAACGAGGATGCACTCAACATCTTGGTGCAACTTTACACCAGAAAGAAAGACTATCAGGGGGTGTTGCGAACACTGAACCGACTCGAAGAGCTCAATGGAAGCAACGAAGAAACTACCCTTTCCAAAGTTCGCGCCTATGAAATGATGGACAACCGAAAGGCTGCCTATAATGCTTTGAAACGTCTTTCGGAAGAACATCCCAATGATCCAGGCTTCCGTCTGATGCTGGGAAACTGGCTTATGCAAAACGAAAGGCAGAAGGAGGCTTACAGAATCTTTATCCATGTGCTGGAAGAAGAACCCGATAATGCCTACGCACAGGCTTCGCTGTACGACTATTACAGGGCTAAGGGGCAGGACTCACTGGCCGTTGGGCTGCGCGAGAAAATGCTTCTGAGCAGTAAAACGGAAACACAGAGTAAGCTGACACTGCTCAAACAAATCATACAAGACAACGAAAACGAGGGCGGAGACAGTACAAAGGTGCTTCATCTCTTTGAACGCATATTGCAAGCAAACCCTACTGACGGCGATATTGCCGAGCTACAGACGGCTTATATGACCTTGAAGCAAATGCCGGACAGCCTTATCAATAAGGCTTTAGAAAAGGTGTTGGCCATCAATCCCGACAATGCCGGGGCGCGGTTGCAATTGATTCAAAACAAATGGAAACAGAAAAGCTGGGACGAGGTCATCGCTCTGAGTAAGCCGGCACAGGCTTATCATCCCGACGAAATGGCCTTTTATTATTTCATGGGCATTGCTTATTACGAGAAAAGCGATAAGGACAAGGCCTTGGATGCTTTCCGTCGGGGTGTAAGCGAAATCAATCCGCAAAGCAATAAGAACATTGTTTCGGACTTTTATGCCATCATGGGCGACATTCTTCACCAGAAAGGGCGAGCGGACGAGGCTTTCGCAGCCTATGATAGTTGCCTGCAATGGAAGCCCGATAATATCGAATGCCTCAACAACTATGCTTATTACCTGAGCGAATCGGGAAAAGACTTGAGCCGTGCAGAGGCGATGAGCCACAAAACCATTCAGCATTCGCCCACCAATGCCACTTATCTCGACACCTATGCTTGGATTTTATTCTTGCAGAAACGTTACTCCGAAGCCCAGACTTACATCGATCAGGCTTTGGCAAACGACACCGATAGCGTGCAGAGCGCTGTCGTCATAGAACACGCCGGAGACATTTATGCCATGAATGGGAATACGGATCGGGCGGTGGAATATTGGAAAAAGGCTTTGGAAAAAGGTGGTGGCAGCGCGCTTTTGAGCCGAAAGATCAAGCTGAAAAAGTACATAAAATAG
- a CDS encoding DUF4292 domain-containing protein, producing the protein MKRITLIKLLLLCMPLFGAACSAKKAVVDHAKSTSSTTQQEDAQALAVKKLTFVQKVSDNQVYAKNIVGSMSFNIQAGDKDITVPGSVHMRKDEVIRLQLFIPLIGSEVGRIEFTPDYVLVIDRIHKEYIKADYSQLDFLKKNGLTFYSLQALFWNQLLIPGAQRVTESDLKKFDVVFNNLSSNLVSFNSGNISYTWNADAATGQINTADVVYSHAAHGTSKLNWQYSNFKSVGVKNFPATQTFTMSSSAVKGGAALQVTLKMNEVKTDDNWETHTIPSDKYKKVEAEDVFSKILSL; encoded by the coding sequence ATGAAAAGAATAACCCTTATCAAGTTATTACTCCTCTGTATGCCCCTTTTCGGAGCAGCATGCAGTGCCAAAAAGGCTGTTGTCGATCATGCTAAAAGTACATCCTCGACAACCCAACAAGAGGATGCGCAAGCCCTAGCAGTGAAGAAACTCACCTTTGTACAAAAGGTTTCCGATAACCAAGTCTATGCAAAGAACATCGTCGGAAGCATGTCTTTCAACATCCAAGCAGGCGATAAAGACATCACAGTGCCTGGTTCGGTACACATGCGCAAAGACGAAGTGATACGTTTGCAACTCTTTATCCCCCTGATTGGCAGTGAAGTGGGGCGCATAGAGTTCACACCCGACTATGTCTTGGTGATAGATCGCATCCACAAAGAATACATCAAGGCCGACTATTCACAACTCGACTTCCTCAAAAAGAACGGTCTTACCTTCTACAGTCTTCAGGCTTTGTTTTGGAATCAGCTCCTCATACCCGGCGCACAGCGGGTGACCGAGAGCGATTTGAAGAAATTCGACGTCGTCTTCAACAACCTTTCCTCCAATTTAGTCTCGTTCAATAGCGGCAACATCAGCTATACCTGGAATGCCGATGCGGCTACAGGACAAATCAATACGGCCGATGTGGTCTATTCTCATGCGGCACATGGCACCTCGAAACTCAACTGGCAATACAGTAATTTCAAAAGCGTGGGTGTGAAAAACTTCCCCGCCACACAGACGTTCACCATGTCTTCTTCGGCCGTAAAGGGCGGAGCAGCACTGCAAGTGACCCTCAAGATGAACGAAGTGAAGACCGATGACAACTGGGAAACCCACACCATCCCATCCGACAAGTATAAAAAAGTAGAGGCCGAAGATGTTTTCAGCAAGATATTAAGTCTATAA
- the dut gene encoding dUTP diphosphatase, with amino-acid sequence MLKVQITNKGRQPLPTYATEQSAGMDLRADVSESVVLHPMERRLVPTGLHIALPPGFEAQVRPRSGLALKHGITVLNTPGTIDADYRGEIKVLLINFSNQDFVINAGERIAQMVVARHEQVEWVDVEQLDETARGEGGYGHTGVK; translated from the coding sequence ATGTTGAAAGTACAAATCACCAACAAGGGAAGGCAACCTCTGCCCACATACGCCACCGAACAAAGTGCAGGAATGGACTTGCGGGCAGACGTGAGCGAATCCGTTGTGCTACATCCAATGGAAAGACGGCTCGTGCCTACAGGGCTTCACATCGCTCTACCTCCGGGGTTTGAGGCACAAGTAAGGCCCAGAAGCGGGCTGGCTTTGAAACATGGCATCACCGTTCTCAACACGCCCGGAACGATAGATGCCGATTATCGTGGGGAAATTAAGGTGCTTCTGATCAACTTTTCCAACCAAGACTTTGTGATCAACGCCGGCGAACGCATCGCACAAATGGTGGTGGCACGCCACGAACAGGTGGAATGGGTTGACGTAGAACAACTCGATGAGACTGCAAGAGGCGAAGGAGGATATGGTCATACTGGTGTAAAATAG
- a CDS encoding murein hydrolase activator EnvC, with product MKYILTISLAICIVFPAVGQNKRTTSKPHSTVTSRTSAAKDHSPQTPSSLKKGTKTLSKKTGKGQNAKKNAPRQKSTAAYTNASIRGLQGQREAIKKQIRQQEAALRANQADVKKRLQNLMVINSEIDERKKSIEDIQNDIRHIEGNIGILNSQLSTLEEQLADRKAKYIRSMRYMARHRTTQDNLMFVFSAQNFTQFYRRLRFVREYAAYQKAQGERVKAKQQQVNEKHVQLEQVKGQKNTMLYKDQQEHAALQNKQGEQQKAVEGLQRQQKTIQTIIDDQRKKDAALNAEIDRLIAIEVEKARVRAEAEAKRKAEAAAAAKRKAEELARKKAAAEAAERENARRIAEAKAREEKLRAEARAAAEAAEKAKREEAAQAQREATDRKARAEQAAREAEAARVAAEKKAEAERSRSQRDIAETKKEVEEVQHLSTVDRMLSGGFEANRGRLPMPITGNYRIVSHFGQYNVEGLKGVQLDNKGINILGSAGCMARSIYDGEVSAVFTYAGTNVVMVRHGAYISVYCNLRSVSVGKGQKVSTRQALGTVGADNILQFQLRRETAKLNPEVWLGR from the coding sequence ATGAAGTATATTCTCACGATAAGTCTCGCCATCTGCATCGTTTTTCCAGCAGTTGGTCAGAACAAACGAACTACCTCGAAACCGCATTCAACTGTTACGAGCAGGACTTCTGCCGCCAAAGACCACTCCCCACAGACTCCATCTTCTTTAAAAAAGGGAACGAAAACTCTGTCTAAGAAAACTGGGAAAGGTCAAAACGCAAAGAAGAATGCCCCCCGACAAAAGAGCACAGCAGCCTATACCAACGCCTCCATACGAGGTTTGCAAGGGCAACGTGAAGCCATTAAGAAGCAGATTCGCCAACAAGAAGCTGCCTTACGAGCCAATCAGGCCGACGTCAAGAAGCGTTTGCAAAATCTGATGGTCATCAACAGCGAAATAGACGAACGCAAGAAGTCTATCGAAGACATCCAAAACGACATCCGACACATCGAGGGAAACATCGGCATTCTCAACTCGCAGCTCTCTACTCTCGAAGAACAACTCGCCGACCGGAAGGCTAAATACATCCGTTCGATGCGTTATATGGCTCGCCATCGCACCACGCAAGACAATCTGATGTTCGTCTTCTCGGCCCAGAACTTCACCCAATTCTATCGCCGCCTGCGGTTTGTACGCGAGTATGCTGCCTATCAAAAGGCGCAAGGAGAACGGGTAAAAGCCAAGCAACAGCAAGTGAATGAGAAACATGTTCAACTGGAACAAGTGAAGGGACAGAAGAACACCATGCTGTATAAAGACCAACAAGAACATGCTGCCCTGCAAAACAAACAAGGCGAACAACAAAAAGCCGTGGAGGGACTTCAACGACAGCAAAAAACGATTCAAACCATCATCGATGATCAGCGGAAGAAAGACGCCGCGCTAAACGCCGAAATCGATCGTCTGATCGCCATCGAAGTAGAGAAAGCACGCGTCCGCGCCGAAGCAGAAGCTAAACGAAAAGCCGAGGCAGCGGCTGCAGCGAAACGCAAAGCAGAGGAGTTGGCCCGTAAAAAGGCGGCCGCCGAGGCTGCCGAACGGGAAAATGCACGCCGCATAGCCGAAGCAAAAGCACGTGAAGAAAAGCTCAGAGCCGAGGCGCGCGCTGCGGCCGAAGCTGCCGAAAAAGCCAAACGCGAGGAGGCTGCCCAGGCCCAACGCGAGGCTACCGACCGGAAAGCACGGGCCGAACAGGCTGCCCGCGAGGCCGAAGCGGCACGTGTTGCCGCCGAGAAAAAGGCTGAAGCAGAACGCTCTCGCAGTCAGCGTGACATTGCCGAAACAAAAAAAGAGGTGGAGGAAGTACAGCACCTGAGCACCGTAGACCGCATGCTCAGTGGTGGTTTTGAAGCCAATCGCGGCCGATTGCCCATGCCCATCACCGGCAACTACCGCATCGTGAGCCACTTTGGACAATATAACGTAGAGGGCTTGAAGGGTGTTCAGCTCGACAATAAAGGCATCAACATCCTCGGTTCGGCCGGTTGCATGGCGCGAAGCATCTACGACGGCGAGGTGAGTGCCGTCTTTACCTATGCCGGAACAAACGTTGTGATGGTTCGACACGGTGCCTATATCTCGGTCTATTGCAACCTCCGGTCGGTGAGTGTCGGCAAAGGGCAAAAGGTTTCTACACGTCAAGCTCTCGGAACGGTAGGTGCCGACAACATCCTTCAATTCCAATTGCGCAGAGAAACGGCCAAACTCAACCCCGAAGTATGGTTGGGCAGATAG